Proteins found in one Zea mays cultivar B73 chromosome 1, Zm-B73-REFERENCE-NAM-5.0, whole genome shotgun sequence genomic segment:
- the LOC100283993 gene encoding inosine triphosphate pyrophosphatase yields MSAAARVLPKAVTFVTGNAKKLEEVRAILGSSVPFQSLKLDLPELQGEPEYISKEKARIAASQVNGPVLVEDTCLCFNALKGLPGPYIKWFLEKIGHEGLNNLLKAYEDKSAFAMCIFSLALGPGEEPITFVGKTAGKIVPARGPNYFGWDPVFQPDGFEQTYAEMPKSVKNNISHRGKALALVKEHFASASYTVQSNDST; encoded by the exons ATGTCGGCAGCGGCGCGAGTGCTGCCGAAGGCGGTGACCTTCGTGACGGGCAACGCCAAGAAGCTGGAGGAGGTCCGCGCCATCCTCGGGTCTTCCGTCCCATTCCAGTCGCTCAAGCTCGACC TGCCTGAACTGCAAGGGGAGCCAGAGTACATATCCAAAGAGAAAGCACGAATCGCTGCATCTCAG gtGAATGGGCCTGTACTGGTGGAGGACACCTGCCTATGTTTTAATGCGCTCAAAGGCCTACCAG GACCCTACAT AAAGTGGTTTCTTGAGAAGATTGGGCATGAAG GTTTAAATAATCTGTTAAAAGCTTATGAAGATAAATCAGCGTTTGCTATGTGCATCTTCTCTCTTGCTCTTGGACCTGGAGAGGAACCAATCACATTTGTTGGCAAAACTGCG GGAAAGATCGTGCCTGCTAGAGGCCCTAATTATTTTGGGTGGGATCCTGTGTTCCAGCCAGATGGTTTTGAACAAAC ATATGCTGAGATGCCCAAGTCAGTGAAGAACAACATATCTCACAGAGGGAAAGCTCTTGCTCTGGTGAAAGAACACTTCGCATCTGCTAGCTATACAGTTCAGAGCAACGACTCAACTTAA
- the LOC100284141 gene encoding shugoshin-1, protein MEVDAPVLAPQQAVTPPAAALAKKTLASDVTATPKSRVTRRKTLCDITNLSKREPVDVPGEPACPEAPAPADAGGLEGFAQLVEEKAELVRLLAARDEIIELSRAEIQKLRLANWELGRAHSQLMAEVNLGRKRLKALQHELACSRASLKAKASELEDVKKTMQRRNAPVQRTQHLGPDRAVQTRDGDVVDAEPASDASSARSIQRAGNASRKRVLRSRSLGPTASSKPMLSKDRDASQRRKSMRTPELSSRTEDLFEIEDVQLAIGSCKIDPESASGSEKPGHPFLRRSSLGRPMRQARERVTTYKEMPLHVKLRRP, encoded by the exons ATGGAGGTGGACGCGCCCGTCCTCGCGCCCCAACAGGCCGTCACGCCCCCAGCGGCCGCGCTGGCCAAGAAGACGCTTGCATCAGACGTGACGGCGACCCCCAAGTCCAGGGTCACGAGGAGGAAGACGCTCTGCGACATCACCAACCTGAGCAAGCGCGAGCCGGTCGACGTGCCGGGCGAGCCGGCGTGCCCGGAGGCGCCGGCACCGGCGGACGCGGGCGGCCTTGAGGGGTTTGCGCAGCTAGTCGAG GAGAAAGCGGAACTCGTGAGGCTCCTCGCGGCGAGAGA CGAGATCATAGAGCTGAGCCGGGCTGAGATTCAGAAGCTGCGCCTTGCCAACTGGGAACTTGGGCGGGCCCATTCCCAGTTGATGGCG GAGGTTAACCTCGGAAGAAAAAGG TTGAAAGCGTTGCAACATGAGCTTGCGTGCTCAAGAGCCAGCCTTAAAGCAAAAGCGTCTGAACTGGAG GATGTGAAGAAGACGATGCAGCGGCGCAACGCACCTGTGCAAAGGACGCAGCATCTGGGTCCTGACAGAGCTGTGCAGACCAGGGATGGAGATGTAGTCGATGCGGAGCCCGCTTCGGACGCATCGTCTGCGAGGAGCATCCAGAGGGCCGGGAACGCCAGCAGGAAACGAGTGCTGAGATCTCGAT CTCTAGGACCTACGGCATCTTCGAAACCGATGCTTTCGAAGGATAGGGATGCCTCTCAGAGACG GAAGTCCATGAGAACACCCGAGTTGAGCAGCCGCACGGAGGACTTGTTCGAGATAGAGGACGTCCAGCTCGCAATCGGCAGCTGCAAGATCGATCCAGAGAGTGCTTCCGGCAGCGAGAAGCCTGGGCACCCGTTCTTGCGCAGATCATCTCTTGGAAGGCCGATGCGGCAGGCCAGGGAACGAGTCACCACCTACAAGGAGATGCCTCTCCATGTTAAACTCAGGAGGCCCTAG
- the LOC103645378 gene encoding pre-mRNA splicing factor SR-like 1, whose product MSFAGFRSEWTGANVGRSSLSSCSIEIQSSGRSIEGLMEKVLSVNILSSDYFKELFKYKTYHEVVDEIYNQVDHVEPWMTGNCRGPSSAFCLLYKLFTMKLTVKQMHNLLKHQDSPYIRAEHFFTDCYGLGGFS is encoded by the exons ATGTCGTTTGCTGGTTTCCGTTCTGAGTGGACCGGAGCGAACGTGGGCCGGTCCAGCCTGAG CTCGTGTTCCATCGAGATCCAGTCGTCTGGCCGCTCCATCGAGGGGCTGATGGAGAAGGTGCTGTCCGTGAACATCCTCTCCTCGGACTACTTCAAGGAGCTCTTCAAGTACAAGACCTACCACGAGGTCGTCGACGAGATCTACAACCAGGTGGACCACGTCGAGCCCTGGATGACCGGCAACTGCCGTGGGCCCTCCTCCGCCTTCTGCCTCCTCTACAAGTTATTCACCATGAAGCTCACCGTCAAACAGATGCACAACCTGCTCAAGCACCAGGACTCCCCCTACATCAGAGCT GAACATTTTTTTACCGATTGTTACGGTTTAGGGGGATTTAGTTAG